The Pedobacter ginsengisoli region TCCAGCTCTGTCTTAACCTTATCCATATAAAGTCGATAGCAAAAACTAACCACTATAACAAAGGTGAAAGGCAAAATACTCATTAAAGGCCTCGGTGGGGGTATTCCCCGTCCCGGAAACCTGCGCATTTCAGGATGTAGAAAGTGATTGGCCAGGATAAATAAAAGCAGGGTTATAATCAGTAACAGCACATAAAAATACATGCCATGCCTTTTTTCTCTTACCGGATAGATAACAAAACTATGTACATAGAAAATTATGATCAGCAAAACATTAGACAGGAACATGTTCTTCAGCATGTCATTTCTAAACTCAGGCGGAGCTCCGCCAAACCTCGACAAAAATGGCAGGCAAAGTATCAGCAGCCAGATCAGCAAAGGGGCCGTAGTACTAATTAAGCGCCAGTATTTCGAATTTCTCATCATTGGTACACGCGTAATTTTAAACTATCAGCCTGCATTGAGGTAAAAATGCCCAGCCCATTTACAACGTTAGTGTAGGGATTAGTCAGGTTTAATGAGCTCCCCCCGTTGTTGTTCAATGCATCACTATATTCCTTATTAATATGAAACAGAACCATCTCATAATTCCCAAGGTAGTTAAAGGTCATCTGCTGGGTCTGGTAAGACGACACCTGACCCAATATCAGCTCCGCATCTCTGTACGAGCCATTATTCCTTGGATTTATGCTTGTTCTGCTACTCTCTTTATTTTTCAGCACCATCATATAATGACCTCCCGTATTATTGTTCCAGCTTAGCGTTATCGGAACAAACGTAGCAGGGGTAGTCCCAAAACCCATTACCGGTACTTGCTGCAAAGAATCAGAAGTTACAAAGCCTGTAGGTTTATCAGGAACAGTGGTTTGGGCACTAATTGTTTTATTATTGTAGCTAAAACTGAGGGAATAGGTTTTATTTCCAGCAATAAAAGTTGAATCACCGTAAACGTAGTTCCCATCCGTACTTTCTGTCAGGTCAACCGTTTTGGTTCCGTCCGATATTTTAAGGGCTAAGTCAGTAACAGGGAAACCTAATGAAATGGTATCGTCAAGATATTTTTGGTAATAAACTTTAACAAGAACTGTTTTACCCGGCACCAGGTAACCTTCAACCACAGGCCTTGTATAATCTTC contains the following coding sequences:
- a CDS encoding DUF4249 family protein yields the protein MEIKISTLLAVAFAAFFMCACKKDSSLEDYTRPVVEGYLVPGKTVLVKVYYQKYLDDTISLGFPVTDLALKISDGTKTVDLTESTDGNYVYGDSTFIAGNKTYSLSFSYNNKTISAQTTVPDKPTGFVTSDSLQQVPVMGFGTTPATFVPITLSWNNNTGGHYMMVLKNKESSRTSINPRNNGSYRDAELILGQVSSYQTQQMTFNYLGNYEMVLFHINKEYSDALNNNGGSSLNLTNPYTNVVNGLGIFTSMQADSLKLRVYQ